Within the Bradyrhizobium cosmicum genome, the region GCTGCAGGATCGACGAGGTCGGCTTCACCGCGAAGCGCACCACCACCGGCTGCCCGGTCGAGATGCCGCCCAGAATGCCGCCCGCATGGTTGGACAAGAAGCGCGTGCCGTCATTGCCGGTGCGCATCTCGTCGGCATTCTCTTCGCCGGTCAATTCCGCCGCGCCAAAGCCGGCGCCGATCTCGACGCCCTTGACCGCGTTGATGGTCATCATCGCGCCCGCCAGATCGGAATCGAGTTTTGCGTAGATCGGGGCGCCGAGGCCGGCCGGCACGCCCTCGGCGACGATCTCCAGTACCGCGCCGATCGATGAGCCGCTCTTGCGGATGCCGTCGAGATAGGTCTCGAAGAACGCGGCCTTGTCCTTGTCCGGACAGAAGAACGGATTTTTCGCGATCTCGTCCCAGTCCCACTTGTCGCGGTCGATCTTGTGCGGCCCCATCTGCACCAGCGCGCCGCGCACCTTCACATCGGGCAGCACCTTGCGCGCGATAGCGCCGGCGGCGACGCGTGTCGCGGTCTCGCGCGCGGAGGAGCGGCCGCCGCCGCGATAGTCGCGCAGGCCATACTTGGCCTCATAGGTGAAGTCGGCATGGCCCGGACGAAACTTGTCCTTGATCTCC harbors:
- the aroC gene encoding chorismate synthase, encoding MSFNTFGHMFRVTTFGESHGVAIGCVVDGCPPMIPLTEADIQQDLDRRRPGQSRFTTQRQEADQVKILSGVMAHPETGVQVTTGTPIGLLIENTDQRSKDYSEIKDKFRPGHADFTYEAKYGLRDYRGGGRSSARETATRVAAGAIARKVLPDVKVRGALVQMGPHKIDRDKWDWDEIAKNPFFCPDKDKAAFFETYLDGIRKSGSSIGAVLEIVAEGVPAGLGAPIYAKLDSDLAGAMMTINAVKGVEIGAGFGAAELTGEENADEMRTGNDGTRFLSNHAGGILGGISTGQPVVVRFAVKPTSSILQPRRTVDRQGADTEIFTKGRHDPCVGIRAVPVGEAMMACVLADHFLRDRGQVG